The Microbacterium sp. LWH7-1.2 genome window below encodes:
- a CDS encoding phosphoglyceromutase → MTAPYTLILLRHGQSEWNKTNQFTGWVDVRLTDQGKAEAQRGGELLAESGILPDVLHTSVLSRAIQTADIALDAADRLWIPVKRSWRLNERHYGALQGKDKAQTLEEFGDEQFMLWRRSFDVPPPPLPADDQYSQVGDPRYAGIDGAVPDTESLKIVIDRMLPYWHSDIVPDLKAGKTVLVTAHGNSLRGLVKHLDGISDADISELNIPTGIPLVYRLDENLEPLAPGEYLDPEAAAAGAAAVANQGKA, encoded by the coding sequence ATGACCGCGCCCTACACGCTGATCCTCCTCCGACACGGCCAGAGCGAGTGGAACAAGACCAACCAGTTCACGGGCTGGGTCGACGTCCGCCTCACCGACCAGGGCAAGGCCGAAGCCCAGCGCGGCGGCGAGCTGCTCGCCGAGTCCGGCATCCTCCCCGACGTGCTGCACACCTCCGTGCTCAGCCGCGCCATCCAGACCGCCGACATCGCGCTGGATGCGGCCGATCGCCTCTGGATCCCCGTCAAGCGCTCGTGGCGCCTCAACGAGCGCCACTACGGCGCCCTGCAGGGCAAGGACAAGGCGCAGACGCTCGAAGAGTTCGGCGACGAGCAGTTCATGCTGTGGCGCCGCTCGTTCGACGTCCCGCCGCCGCCGCTTCCGGCCGACGACCAGTACAGCCAGGTCGGCGACCCGCGCTACGCCGGCATCGACGGCGCTGTTCCCGACACCGAGTCGCTCAAGATCGTCATCGACCGCATGCTGCCGTACTGGCACAGCGACATCGTCCCCGACCTGAAGGCCGGCAAGACGGTCCTCGTGACGGCGCACGGCAACTCGCTGCGTGGCCTCGTGAAGCACCTCGACGGCATCAGCGACGCCGACATCTCCGAGCTCAACATCCCCACCGGCATCCCGCTGGTGTATCGCCTCGACGAGAACCTCGAGCCGCTCGCACCGGGCGAGTACCTCGACCCCGAGGCCGCCGCCGCCGGCGCCGCCGCGGTCGCGAACCAGGGCAAGGCCTGA